One Rhizobium sp. NXC14 DNA window includes the following coding sequences:
- a CDS encoding DUF5334 family protein has protein sequence MAAVLTLSPPAMTFGWDGVDSNSGGAVEIGKGNLVRSGQTVDFYDYEAGEYRDVDVESIRRSGSSVEVEVYDNESGEYRTFEMDD, from the coding sequence GTGGCCGCCGTCCTGACGTTATCGCCTCCGGCGATGACCTTCGGATGGGATGGTGTAGATAGCAATTCTGGCGGTGCGGTCGAGATTGGAAAGGGCAACCTCGTCAGATCGGGGCAGACCGTCGACTTCTACGATTATGAAGCCGGCGAATACCGTGACGTCGATGTCGAAAGTATCCGGCGTTCGGGAAGCTCGGTCGAGGTCGAGGTTTACGATAACGAAAGCGGTGAATACCGCACGTTTGAAATGGACGACTGA
- a CDS encoding efflux RND transporter permease subunit has translation MNFSAFSIRNPTPAILLFVILGSSGLWAFKQLPVQYFPDMDLPAINITATLDGAAPAQLETEVAHTIEDALTSLSRLDYIATTITGGTVSIRVSFKLEKDSETALNEVRNAVDSIKADLPAQMAAPSVTKAAVQSSALVTYAVRSDDLDETELSWFVDNDLTRALLSVSGVGQVNRIGGVNREVHVDLDPASMAAFGVTAATVSSQLKAVQADTSGGLGEIGGTRQTLHTLGAVASVEALKELSIPLTIGQQVRLADVASVKDSFAERSSLAYLDGKPVIAVEVKRSNGFSDSSVAADVDAAMQKFAAAHPNVQIHPVYSMIGAILDNYRGSMHMLYEGAILAIVVVWLFLRDWRATMLSAVAIPLSVIPTFLVMYLAGFSLNVVTLLALSLVVGILVDDAIVEIENIARHLQMGKRPVDAALEAANELGLAVIATTFTLVAIFLPTVFMSGIPGLLFRQFGVTAAVAVLASLAVARLLTPMLAAYIMKACPSEQKDGRVMRAYMAIAKAALEHRKTTVAVTAVVVALSLSTVGLLRTGYLPPADDARTQITLTLQPGASVEQTDAATRRAAGIVSRIPDVRHVFAAVGLASPDGDPKAAMSRVGSAAIVVTLTPIEERDRKQSEIEKDIRQALSVLPGVRVAVGIGNGTKLEFTLAGDDANALDNASRALEEQLRTLRGIGAVTSTAAWQAPEVQITPDFARAAALGVTSSAIAEAVRVATNGDYSSDLAKLNLPQRQIPIVVRFSPETRTNLDDIKNMRVAGTSGSVDLGSIADIRIGGSPSKIDRLDRKRNVTVSVELNGRVLGDVNREARALPALRHLPPGVTLVEHGELRRSSELFQSFALAMAIGVFCIYAVLVLLFQDFLQPLTLLMSLPLSLGGALLPLVVTGTSFSMPAVIGLLILMGVVTKNSILLIEYAIMSARQGVSRFDALIDACHKRARPIVMTTIAMASGMLPVALSLTGGDTSFRQPMAIVVIGGVMISTLISLIVIPVIFTFVEDLRNLLEWFSRRALWRHATCSQEMKFSNLQGDLAGDMTKSPDMTASQRNIIKATP, from the coding sequence ATGAACTTCTCGGCATTCTCGATCCGCAACCCCACACCAGCAATATTGCTTTTTGTGATACTTGGATCTAGTGGGCTTTGGGCTTTCAAACAGCTGCCGGTCCAATATTTTCCGGACATGGATCTGCCGGCCATTAACATTACCGCCACGCTCGACGGGGCAGCACCGGCGCAGCTGGAAACAGAGGTTGCACATACCATCGAGGATGCTCTCACCTCCCTGAGCCGTCTGGACTATATTGCGACGACGATCACCGGTGGCACGGTTTCAATCAGGGTCTCCTTCAAGCTGGAGAAGGACAGCGAAACGGCCCTCAATGAGGTCCGCAATGCCGTCGATAGTATCAAGGCTGACCTGCCGGCCCAGATGGCGGCGCCCAGCGTTACGAAGGCCGCGGTCCAAAGCTCCGCGCTGGTCACTTATGCCGTCCGCTCGGACGATCTTGACGAGACCGAATTGTCCTGGTTCGTCGATAACGATCTGACCAGGGCACTGCTGTCGGTGTCGGGCGTCGGACAGGTCAATCGCATCGGCGGAGTGAATCGGGAGGTTCATGTCGACCTTGATCCAGCGTCGATGGCAGCGTTCGGGGTGACCGCTGCTACCGTCTCATCGCAATTGAAGGCCGTTCAAGCCGACACATCCGGTGGCCTTGGCGAGATCGGCGGTACGCGTCAGACATTGCACACGCTCGGCGCCGTAGCGTCGGTGGAGGCTTTGAAGGAGCTCAGCATTCCCCTCACTATCGGGCAGCAGGTCCGGCTCGCAGATGTCGCATCCGTCAAGGACAGTTTTGCGGAGCGCTCCTCTCTGGCCTATCTCGACGGCAAGCCGGTGATCGCTGTCGAAGTCAAGCGGTCGAACGGGTTTTCCGACAGCAGTGTTGCAGCTGACGTTGACGCGGCAATGCAAAAATTTGCAGCAGCGCATCCGAATGTGCAGATCCATCCCGTCTACAGCATGATTGGTGCAATTCTCGACAATTACCGTGGTTCGATGCACATGCTGTACGAAGGGGCGATCCTGGCGATCGTTGTCGTCTGGCTGTTCCTTCGGGATTGGCGCGCGACGATGCTGTCGGCAGTCGCGATACCCTTGTCGGTCATTCCGACCTTCCTCGTCATGTACCTAGCAGGCTTCAGCCTGAACGTCGTCACCTTGCTGGCGCTGTCACTGGTGGTCGGAATCCTGGTCGACGATGCAATCGTCGAGATCGAGAACATCGCCCGCCACCTGCAGATGGGCAAGCGGCCGGTCGACGCCGCTTTGGAAGCAGCCAACGAACTCGGGCTTGCCGTTATCGCCACTACGTTCACGCTGGTGGCGATCTTCCTGCCGACGGTTTTCATGAGCGGCATACCAGGCCTCCTGTTCCGTCAGTTCGGAGTCACGGCAGCAGTTGCCGTCCTTGCCTCGCTTGCGGTCGCTCGTCTGCTCACCCCGATGCTGGCAGCCTATATCATGAAGGCTTGTCCGTCTGAGCAAAAGGACGGCCGTGTTATGCGCGCCTATATGGCGATCGCGAAGGCTGCCCTTGAACACAGGAAGACAACGGTCGCAGTGACTGCCGTTGTAGTCGCACTTTCGCTTTCCACAGTTGGCCTCTTACGGACGGGATACTTGCCACCCGCTGACGACGCACGCACGCAGATCACGCTTACGCTGCAGCCGGGGGCCAGCGTCGAGCAAACCGATGCCGCAACCAGGAGGGCCGCAGGCATCGTCAGTAGAATCCCCGACGTGAGGCATGTCTTTGCAGCTGTGGGCTTGGCATCCCCTGACGGAGATCCAAAGGCAGCGATGAGCAGGGTCGGATCTGCGGCGATCGTCGTCACGCTGACGCCTATTGAAGAGCGCGACCGCAAGCAGTCGGAAATAGAAAAGGATATTCGCCAGGCGCTCTCCGTGTTGCCGGGTGTGCGGGTCGCCGTTGGCATCGGCAACGGCACGAAACTCGAGTTCACTCTGGCCGGTGATGATGCCAATGCGCTTGACAACGCAAGTAGGGCACTGGAGGAGCAATTGCGAACACTGCGTGGCATCGGAGCGGTGACATCGACTGCGGCATGGCAGGCGCCGGAGGTTCAGATCACGCCCGATTTCGCGCGCGCAGCAGCACTCGGTGTGACCTCCAGCGCCATCGCCGAGGCCGTGCGTGTGGCGACGAACGGAGATTATTCTTCCGATCTGGCGAAGCTCAACCTGCCACAGCGACAGATCCCGATCGTCGTCCGCTTCTCGCCCGAGACGCGCACCAATCTCGACGACATCAAGAACATGCGGGTGGCGGGAACGAGCGGCAGTGTCGATCTCGGATCGATCGCCGATATCCGCATCGGCGGCAGCCCGTCCAAGATCGACCGCCTCGATCGTAAGCGCAATGTCACCGTTTCCGTCGAACTCAATGGCCGCGTTCTCGGCGACGTCAACCGCGAGGCACGGGCGCTGCCGGCGCTCCGGCATTTGCCGCCCGGCGTCACACTTGTTGAGCACGGTGAACTTCGACGCAGTTCTGAACTGTTCCAGAGTTTTGCTCTTGCCATGGCAATCGGCGTGTTCTGCATCTATGCTGTGCTCGTCCTGCTCTTCCAGGATTTCCTGCAGCCGCTCACGCTTCTGATGTCCCTGCCACTTTCCCTTGGCGGCGCGCTGCTGCCGCTTGTGGTAACTGGCACCAGCTTCTCTATGCCGGCCGTTATCGGCCTTCTCATACTCATGGGCGTAGTGACGAAGAACTCTATCCTCCTCATCGAGTATGCAATCATGTCAGCTCGCCAGGGCGTGTCCCGGTTTGATGCACTCATCGATGCCTGCCATAAGAGGGCGCGGCCGATCGTCATGACCACTATTGCCATGGCCTCTGGCATGCTGCCGGTCGCTCTCAGCCTCACGGGCGGCGATACGAGTTTCCGGCAGCCGATGGCGATCGTGGTGATCGGCGGCGTGATGATATCGACGCTCATCAGCCTCATCGTCATCCCGGTCATCTTCACTTTCGTCGAGGACCTGCGCAATCTGCTCGAATGGTTCAGCCGCCGAGCGCTTTGGCGCCACGCGACCTGCAGTCAGGAGATGAAGTTCAGCAATTTGCAGGGCGATCTCGCCGGCGACATGACGAAATCGCCAGATATGACCGCATCTCAGCGTAACATCATCAAAGCTACACCATGA
- a CDS encoding MFS transporter, producing MQVEDISITGSTTLDPLRNAAFRSIWSSTQAANLGWLVQTVAISWLMATITASDLMVALVQASTTLPAFILSIIAGAIADTYSRRSVMITGLSLIALASVALTVSAAFGFISPWLILALGFVAGCGFALNDPAWHASVGDILDKRDIPAAVTLMSVGYNVTRSVGPALGGAIVAFLGPLAAFLFSACSNLAPLGAVLRNKWHVCSSPLPAEQISTAVHDGIRFTALSSDIRAAIIRATLFGFAAIAILALLPLVARDRLAGGPITYGVLFAGFGTGACIAGLNNRLLRKLIPQEWLMAIASVAGAGCCISLALTSSLPVAVLALALGGAGWVVTWTGFDVWVQLASPRWVVGRTLSIYYAFLSGGMAAGSWIWGTVAQTYSLTSSLELAAAVLLLVAASGFVLTVDLAAEGDQHGSVYPAPAVALDLMPRSGPIAARTEYSIDENDLNVFLHHMRTRRYALTRAGARDWTLQRNLRKPSRWTETFRTPTWMDFLRLHHRLSPFDQEVVQLLAALHMSDKPPETDLSIERTTDARRTRSQAVARVSRP from the coding sequence ATGCAGGTCGAAGACATTTCCATAACCGGATCAACCACTCTTGATCCACTGCGCAACGCCGCGTTCCGTTCGATCTGGAGTTCGACGCAAGCCGCAAATCTTGGGTGGCTTGTGCAAACGGTCGCGATCAGTTGGCTGATGGCGACGATCACCGCTTCCGATTTGATGGTCGCGCTCGTCCAGGCGTCGACAACGCTTCCCGCGTTCATACTCTCTATTATCGCCGGAGCCATCGCCGATACCTATAGCCGCCGATCAGTGATGATCACTGGGCTGTCATTGATCGCACTGGCGTCCGTCGCACTGACAGTCTCCGCCGCCTTTGGTTTCATCAGTCCTTGGCTCATTCTCGCGCTCGGATTTGTGGCAGGTTGCGGATTCGCTCTGAATGATCCCGCCTGGCACGCCTCCGTGGGCGATATCCTCGACAAGCGGGATATTCCGGCCGCGGTGACACTTATGTCAGTTGGATACAACGTGACGCGCAGCGTTGGCCCGGCTTTGGGCGGGGCAATTGTCGCCTTCCTTGGACCTTTGGCCGCATTCCTCTTCTCCGCATGCAGCAATCTGGCGCCTCTCGGCGCGGTGTTGCGCAACAAGTGGCACGTGTGCTCGTCCCCTCTGCCTGCGGAGCAAATCTCGACAGCAGTCCATGACGGCATCCGGTTCACGGCGCTTTCCTCCGATATCCGTGCCGCAATCATCCGTGCAACGCTCTTCGGCTTTGCTGCCATTGCCATCCTCGCACTTCTGCCGCTCGTCGCACGCGACCGGTTGGCCGGCGGGCCGATCACCTATGGCGTTCTTTTCGCCGGTTTTGGAACGGGCGCCTGCATAGCCGGATTGAACAACCGGCTCTTGAGGAAATTGATACCTCAGGAATGGTTGATGGCAATTGCTTCGGTCGCAGGTGCAGGTTGTTGCATCTCACTTGCTCTGACCTCCTCTTTACCGGTGGCGGTACTTGCGCTTGCTCTTGGCGGCGCCGGCTGGGTTGTAACCTGGACCGGGTTCGACGTTTGGGTCCAATTGGCCAGTCCGCGCTGGGTCGTCGGTCGGACGCTCTCCATCTATTATGCGTTTCTCTCCGGAGGCATGGCAGCCGGCAGCTGGATCTGGGGCACGGTCGCCCAGACCTATTCGCTCACCTCTTCTCTCGAACTGGCGGCGGCCGTCCTGCTTCTTGTTGCGGCGTCAGGATTCGTCTTGACGGTCGATCTTGCGGCGGAGGGGGACCAACATGGCTCCGTCTATCCGGCTCCAGCGGTGGCGCTCGATCTGATGCCCCGAAGCGGTCCGATTGCAGCCAGGACAGAATATTCCATAGACGAAAACGACCTGAACGTCTTCCTCCATCACATGCGCACCCGCCGATACGCCCTAACTCGCGCAGGCGCGCGCGACTGGACGCTCCAGCGAAACCTTCGAAAGCCGTCCCGTTGGACGGAAACGTTCCGCACGCCGACCTGGATGGACTTCCTGCGTCTGCATCATCGTCTCTCTCCATTCGATCAGGAGGTCGTCCAGCTTCTCGCCGCTTTGCATATGAGTGACAAGCCTCCCGAAACTGATCTTTCGATTGAACGAACAACGGATGCGCGACGGACCCGCAGCCAAGCGGTCGCGCGCGTTTCGCGTCCGTGA
- a CDS encoding MFS transporter, protein MPSNEETASIVLLAPLKSSTFRSIFFASQLSCVGWLLQRVALSWLMATVSTSDVMVALVQASSTLPTFVLAILVGVIADNYSRRMVMIVGQILMTAASATLTILMAFGITDPWMILALSFLDGCGIALSDPAWRASLGDMLEHHDLPAAVTLLDVGFNTVRSVGPALGGIIVAVFGPLVTFAITTFGFVAPLTALWRNKWKGQMSPLSREALMTAIYDGLRFTAISSEIKATIVRGTLFGLAGTSILALLPLVARELLKGGSIDYGILMGGFGAGAIIAGLANPSLRRTCTQERLIVLACLACAACAIALALMSSLVISTVCLALGGAGWVTGWSGFGVNVQLASPRWVVGRTISIYSAFTYGGIAAGSWLWGAIAENHSLSVSLACSAAASLVVAAMGLKLPISNRSQSELDASVAFDPPVPALDLKPRSGPILVTTEYAISEENAALFLEIMCRRRHAQSRVGARQWTLTRDVQQPSRWLETFRTPTWTDFHRLHHRLTAADKRFDDALKELSAVSNLPRTTIFWNATQLRASPRQFETYCRNEQSHRPQVPIRNERIGPISTWILCPLQIVSLRWLAKGRTLAEISKIEGLDEHEIERCLKDALVLLRVGSVQEAIRKIEGDHLK, encoded by the coding sequence ATGCCTTCAAATGAAGAGACAGCATCCATAGTGTTATTGGCACCACTGAAGAGTTCGACATTCCGTTCCATTTTCTTCGCGTCGCAGCTTTCGTGCGTTGGCTGGCTGCTGCAAAGAGTGGCGCTCAGCTGGCTTATGGCCACCGTTTCCACGTCGGATGTGATGGTTGCTCTCGTTCAGGCCTCGTCCACCCTGCCCACCTTTGTTTTGGCGATCTTGGTTGGAGTGATTGCCGACAATTACAGCCGACGTATGGTGATGATCGTCGGACAAATTTTGATGACAGCGGCGTCGGCGACACTGACGATCCTCATGGCTTTCGGCATCACTGACCCATGGATGATCCTTGCGCTCAGCTTCCTCGACGGCTGCGGCATCGCGCTCAGCGATCCGGCCTGGCGTGCCTCCCTCGGAGACATGCTGGAACATCACGATTTGCCGGCGGCCGTCACCCTTCTCGACGTCGGGTTCAACACGGTCCGTAGCGTTGGCCCGGCTCTCGGCGGCATCATCGTTGCGGTCTTTGGACCGCTCGTAACCTTCGCGATCACCACCTTTGGCTTCGTCGCTCCCCTCACAGCTCTGTGGCGAAACAAATGGAAGGGTCAGATGTCGCCTCTTTCCCGGGAAGCGCTCATGACGGCGATCTATGACGGTCTGCGTTTCACAGCAATATCCTCCGAAATCAAGGCAACGATTGTTCGCGGGACGCTGTTCGGGCTGGCCGGTACCTCCATATTGGCACTCTTGCCCTTGGTTGCCCGTGAACTTTTGAAGGGCGGTTCGATTGACTATGGTATCCTCATGGGTGGCTTCGGCGCGGGTGCAATCATAGCAGGATTGGCAAATCCCTCGCTCAGACGCACCTGCACCCAGGAACGGTTGATCGTGCTGGCCTGCCTTGCATGCGCGGCGTGTGCCATTGCTCTTGCGCTGATGTCTTCACTCGTCATCTCTACCGTCTGCCTCGCCCTCGGTGGCGCAGGCTGGGTGACCGGGTGGTCGGGCTTCGGCGTCAACGTACAATTGGCAAGCCCGCGCTGGGTCGTCGGTCGTACCATCTCCATCTATAGCGCCTTCACCTATGGCGGCATCGCTGCCGGCAGCTGGCTGTGGGGAGCCATCGCGGAAAACCATTCTCTGTCCGTGTCACTGGCATGCTCTGCTGCCGCTTCGCTGGTCGTCGCCGCTATGGGCCTCAAGTTGCCGATCAGCAATCGATCGCAGTCGGAACTCGATGCCTCCGTTGCTTTCGATCCGCCGGTGCCGGCACTCGATCTGAAGCCGAGAAGCGGCCCAATTCTGGTGACGACGGAATATGCGATTTCCGAAGAGAATGCCGCTCTCTTTCTTGAGATCATGTGCAGACGGCGGCATGCTCAAAGCCGAGTCGGTGCACGCCAATGGACGCTCACCCGCGACGTTCAACAACCGTCAAGGTGGCTCGAGACCTTCCGGACACCCACCTGGACAGATTTTCATCGCCTTCATCACCGCCTCACGGCAGCGGACAAACGATTCGACGATGCGCTCAAGGAGTTGAGCGCAGTATCCAACTTGCCGCGCACGACAATTTTTTGGAACGCCACACAGCTGCGCGCAAGTCCTCGCCAGTTCGAGACATATTGCAGAAATGAGCAATCGCATCGACCTCAAGTGCCCATTCGGAACGAGAGGATAGGTCCGATAAGCACATGGATCCTCTGCCCGTTGCAGATCGTATCCCTGCGATGGCTCGCTAAAGGCAGAACGCTTGCTGAGATTTCCAAGATCGAAGGCTTGGACGAGCATGAAATCGAACGTTGCCTGAAGGATGCATTGGTGCTGCTTCGCGTCGGCTCTGTCCAGGAGGCCATTCGCAAAATTGAAGGCGATCATTTGAAGTGA
- a CDS encoding YHYH domain-containing protein encodes MKIAIAIFVAWSTLSLSVSAASAHSGGTDSNGCHTNHKTGDYHCH; translated from the coding sequence ATGAAAATCGCAATCGCAATCTTCGTCGCATGGTCCACGCTCTCCTTGTCTGTCTCGGCAGCCTCCGCTCACAGTGGCGGAACGGATTCAAACGGCTGCCACACAAACCACAAGACGGGAGATTACCATTGCCATTGA
- a CDS encoding hydrogenase small subunit, with amino-acid sequence MATAKTFYEIIRHQGITRRSFTKFCSLTAGSLGFGPGGAIAMAEALETKERVPVIWMHGLECTCCSESFIRSAHPLVKDVVLSMISLDYDDTIMAAAGHQAEAILQETKEKYRGKYILAVEGNPPLNEDGMFCIDGGRPFVEKLRWMAEDAMAIIAWGTCASWGCVQAANPNPTQATPIDKVILDKPIIKVPGCPPIAEVMTGIVTFITTFGKLPELDRQRRPKMFYSQRIHDKCYRRSHFDAGQFVEEWDDEGARKGYCLYKMGCKGPTTFNACSSMRWNEGVSFPIQSGHGCIGCSEEGFWDNGSFHDRLTDIRQFGIEANADKVGMTAVGIVGGAVAAHAAITAVKRVTSKREKSDA; translated from the coding sequence ATGGCAACAGCTAAAACCTTTTATGAAATTATACGACACCAGGGGATTACGCGGCGTAGTTTTACCAAGTTCTGCAGCCTGACGGCGGGGAGCCTCGGCTTCGGCCCCGGTGGAGCGATCGCCATGGCAGAGGCGCTCGAGACCAAGGAGCGCGTGCCCGTCATCTGGATGCACGGGCTCGAATGCACGTGCTGTTCGGAAAGCTTCATCCGCTCGGCCCATCCGCTTGTGAAGGATGTCGTGTTGTCGATGATCTCGCTCGACTATGATGACACGATCATGGCTGCTGCCGGCCATCAGGCCGAAGCGATCCTGCAGGAGACCAAGGAGAAATACAGGGGTAAGTACATTCTGGCCGTCGAGGGAAATCCCCCGCTCAACGAAGACGGCATGTTCTGCATCGACGGCGGCAGACCCTTCGTCGAAAAGCTGAGATGGATGGCCGAGGACGCGATGGCGATCATCGCCTGGGGCACCTGTGCCTCCTGGGGATGCGTGCAGGCGGCCAACCCGAACCCGACCCAGGCGACGCCGATCGACAAAGTCATCCTCGACAAGCCGATCATAAAGGTCCCTGGCTGTCCACCGATCGCCGAGGTGATGACGGGCATCGTGACCTTCATCACAACTTTTGGCAAGCTGCCCGAGCTCGACCGGCAGCGCCGGCCGAAGATGTTCTATTCGCAACGCATCCACGACAAGTGCTATCGTCGCTCGCATTTCGACGCCGGCCAGTTCGTCGAGGAATGGGACGACGAGGGCGCCCGCAAGGGCTACTGTCTCTACAAGATGGGCTGCAAGGGCCCGACGACCTTCAATGCCTGCTCCAGCATGCGCTGGAACGAGGGCGTCTCCTTCCCAATCCAGTCGGGCCATGGCTGCATCGGCTGCTCTGAAGAGGGCTTTTGGGACAATGGCAGCTTCCACGACCGGTTGACGGACATTCGCCAGTTCGGCATCGAGGCCAACGCTGACAAGGTCGGGATGACTGCAGTTGGGATCGTCGGCGGCGCGGTTGCTGCGCATGCCGCAATAACCGCTGTCAAGCGGGTAACCAGCAAGCGCGAAAAATCCGACGCATAG
- a CDS encoding acyltransferase family protein has product MPREFRNDIQALRGLAVLLVVVYHARIGPLTAGYVGVDIFFVISGFLITKLVSTQLEKSQFSFSEFYYRRAKRLLPAAYVVIALTTIAAPFLLSDVGLKQFNNQVIGALTFSTNIVAWFKVDYFGPAAETMPLLHFWSLSVEEQYYLLLPLFLALAPRRWWLGGITTVLVASLALCFYLAPQNPSAVYYLLPTRSWELAIGSLGALLPTTPLTSAALSKLRLPALALLLLAPMGFIHPVANATLVSVATLGLLLAPTRDNVVVRGMARIGDISYSLYLIHWPVLVYVRAVWLAEPPAVAIYSAVAFSFAASWALYRFVEELFRRGHLTSRAKLTSGLVAASIFLGLSPWIASAAIESKGDFAGVRRINYGLGRACDFMAGSPPQDIPKNCQTTGKPQFLIWGDSFAMALVPGLAKTVGEGGLAQLTMSGCLPAIGVSGISKAPASPFSHAFGEQCIRFNDSVLAILKNRPEITTVAISSPFDVPPSSAFMLLKRSGNNLMEEELSLDVAVEGIKALVEAVRVLGKRVVVVAPPPVGNYDIGNCLERKARGAIILGRYSDCKISVSEYRRSRSQTLELLNEVAARADVEVVSYHDFLCDSTTCKTEIDGKFLYRDSGHLSYEGSEVIARQTDLAARLIRAAR; this is encoded by the coding sequence ATGCCGCGAGAATTTCGAAATGACATCCAAGCATTGCGTGGCTTGGCTGTTTTACTTGTCGTCGTCTATCACGCACGTATTGGGCCGCTTACAGCTGGCTATGTAGGCGTCGACATCTTTTTCGTAATTTCCGGCTTTCTCATCACCAAGCTGGTCAGCACACAGCTTGAGAAATCACAGTTCAGCTTTTCGGAATTCTATTACCGACGTGCAAAGCGTCTATTGCCGGCGGCCTATGTCGTCATTGCGCTTACGACGATCGCAGCGCCATTTCTGCTGTCGGACGTGGGGCTGAAGCAGTTCAACAATCAAGTCATCGGGGCGCTCACATTTTCCACCAACATCGTTGCTTGGTTCAAAGTGGACTATTTCGGCCCTGCCGCGGAAACGATGCCTCTCCTGCATTTTTGGTCGCTCTCCGTCGAAGAACAGTACTACCTGCTGCTACCTCTCTTCTTGGCTTTAGCGCCCAGGAGATGGTGGCTCGGCGGTATCACGACGGTCCTTGTCGCTAGCCTAGCTCTATGTTTTTATCTGGCCCCCCAGAACCCATCCGCTGTGTACTATCTTCTTCCGACCCGATCCTGGGAACTGGCCATAGGTTCACTTGGCGCATTGCTTCCCACCACGCCCTTGACGTCTGCCGCACTTTCGAAGTTGCGTCTCCCCGCTCTCGCGCTTCTCCTCCTTGCCCCTATGGGCTTCATACATCCCGTCGCGAATGCCACTTTGGTTTCTGTTGCAACGCTGGGACTCCTGCTTGCGCCCACCCGCGACAATGTGGTCGTGCGAGGGATGGCGAGGATCGGTGACATCTCTTACTCCCTTTATTTGATCCACTGGCCCGTGCTTGTCTATGTGAGAGCTGTGTGGCTAGCGGAGCCTCCCGCAGTCGCAATTTATTCGGCAGTTGCCTTCTCATTTGCAGCAAGTTGGGCCCTTTACCGTTTCGTCGAGGAGCTTTTCCGGCGAGGACACCTCACCTCTCGCGCAAAGCTGACCTCAGGACTTGTTGCCGCATCAATTTTTCTCGGCTTGTCGCCCTGGATCGCCAGCGCCGCAATCGAGAGTAAGGGTGATTTTGCCGGGGTCCGACGGATCAACTACGGGCTGGGACGAGCATGTGACTTCATGGCGGGATCTCCTCCTCAAGACATCCCCAAGAACTGCCAGACAACGGGCAAGCCTCAATTTCTGATCTGGGGCGACTCGTTTGCCATGGCATTGGTTCCGGGCTTGGCCAAGACAGTCGGAGAAGGCGGACTTGCGCAGCTCACGATGAGCGGATGCCTCCCCGCCATTGGCGTCTCTGGGATCTCGAAAGCACCAGCGTCGCCCTTTTCCCATGCCTTCGGCGAGCAATGTATCCGCTTCAATGATAGCGTTTTAGCCATCTTAAAAAATCGGCCCGAGATAACCACCGTCGCCATTTCAAGCCCTTTCGATGTGCCTCCATCAAGCGCGTTCATGCTGCTTAAGAGGAGTGGTAATAACCTCATGGAGGAGGAGCTCTCGCTGGATGTCGCCGTTGAAGGAATCAAGGCTCTTGTCGAAGCTGTTCGCGTTTTGGGCAAGCGAGTGGTTGTGGTTGCTCCTCCACCAGTAGGAAATTACGACATCGGTAATTGCCTGGAGCGAAAGGCGAGAGGAGCTATTATTCTGGGGCGCTACAGCGACTGCAAGATATCTGTCAGCGAATACCGCCGGAGCCGCTCGCAGACGCTCGAGCTGTTAAACGAAGTGGCAGCAAGGGCCGATGTAGAGGTTGTTTCCTACCACGACTTTCTTTGCGATAGCACAACATGCAAAACCGAAATCGACGGCAAATTTCTCTACCGAGATAGCGGTCACCTCTCCTATGAAGGATCTGAAGTTATCGCGCGCCAGACAGATCTTGCTGCCAGGCTGATTAGGGCTGCTCGATAA